The DNA window GGTTTCTCCATGCCGTATCCCTTCGCCACCAGCTTGTTCGCGGGGACGCCCGCCTGGATGAGCCATTGCCGGACGGCATCGGCACGCTGCTGGGAGAGGTCGAGGTTGTACTTCTCGTCGCCCTCGTCATCGGTGTGGCCCTGCACCTCGACCAGCTGGATGGTCGGATCTTGCACGATGGCGTCGCGGACTTCGTAGAGGAGATCGTCGGAGATGCGATCCACCGTCTGCCAGCGCTCCTTCCCATTCATGACGAACTGGATGGGCTTGGAGGTGACGATCTCGGACGTCGTGACCCGAACGAAGCGCTTGCAGCCGTTGCGCTTGGGATCCGGATCGGGCACGCCCTTTTCGTTGGGGCAGGCGTCATCTCCGAACTTGATGCCGTCACCGTCGGGGTCGTCCGGGCAGCCGTTGTACTTGGGATCGGGGGCGCGGACGCCAGCGACCTTCGGGCATGCGTCGCTCGTATCGGGGATGCCGTCATCGTCGCTGTCGAGCGGGCAGCCGTTCTTCCTGGGGTCGTCGCTGATGATGCCTGGGAGGGTCTTGCAGGCGTCGATGCCGTCGTGGATCCCGTCGCCGTCCGTGTCGCCAGGGCAGCCGTTTCGGGTGATGTCACCGCTGCGCTCTCCGGGGGTGGTGGGGCAGGCGTCGTCGACGTCGAGCACGCCATCCCCGTCCCGGTCCGAGGGGGGGCAACCGTCCTTGGCAGGGTCGGGCGAGGGCTGGCCCTTGACGTCCGGGCACGCATCGATGCCATCTGGGATGCCATCGTCGTCGGTGTCTCTGGGGCCGGTCGGGGTGGTCTGCGCCTTTGCGGGGGCGCGATCGGGGAGCGGGGTCCAGCCGATCAGGCCGATGGCGCGGAGGCTGGGGGTGCCGACGGTGCGGGTGAGCCCAGGGCCGGCCGCGCCGCCGAAGGTGAGGCCGCGGAGGACGCGCAGCTTGGCGCCGAAGAGCAGCTCGGCGGTGAGGTCCGCGCTGGTGCGGGTGTCCGGCTCGGCGGAGAGGCGGAGGGTGCCGTTCGTGAGCGGGATGGTGCCGTAGATCTCCGGCCCGAGCTGGAGGACGTCGTTCGCGAGGAGGAGGCCGATGCCCGCGCCGAAGTTGGCCGTGTGGGGGCTGTCGGAGCCGTTGAGCTGCACGCCGCCGGAGGCGTTCCAGATGAAGCCCACGCCGGAGCCGAGCCTGCCGCCGAGGCTGATGTGGGGTGCGCCGCGGATGGCGCCTTCGCCGGTGTACTGCTCGCGGTTGCCGGTGGGGGTGAAGACGTAGCCGCCGATGCCGAGCTGAAAGGGGCCGGTGTCGTCGCCGAGGAGGCGGACGCGCAGGCCGAGTCGGAGATCGCCGGCCTGGGGAGCTTCCAGGGGCGTGAAGGTGATGCCCTGCAAGCCCGGGTCGTTGCCGGACTGGATGACGGCGACGGGCATGTCGACGGAGAGGAGCACGCGATCCCAGAGGGCCAGCGAGGCATCGATGCGCGCGAAGGCTTGCGCGGCGACGACGTCCACGTCCTGGGCCCGGAGGTGGATGGGCTGAGCGCCGTAGTCGAAGGCGAGGTACGCGCGCGGCTCCAGGTGTCCTGGCGTCGCAGGGGAGGGGACGCCGAAGAAGGGGTCACCCGCAGGCGCAGGGTTCAGCTGGTTGAGGGCGAAGCCCTGGGCCAGCGCGCCGGCCGTCGTCGCCAGCATCGCGGCGGCGAGGCTGGTCGCCGCGAGGAAAGAGGGCCTCATGGAAGCGTTACCTTAGCGAGGGCGCGCGACGCAGGGCAACTAGGTGATGCGTCGCACGCCGGAGGGATCACGCCGCGTCGCGGCGGTTGGTGGGAGCGCCCGTGGAAGGCTCGCGCGCGCACTCGTCCACGCGGCGGCCGTTGCGGCGGCTCCTGCGGCGGAGCAAGGCGGCCGCGACGAGCGCGATGCCCCAGAGGGCGCGGGTGCTCGGCCCGTCCGAGAAGGAGCAGTTGCAGCCCCCTTCGAACTCGGGGGGCTCGGCGCCGCCCGAGGACGTGGTGGTGGTCGTGGGATCGACGCCACCAGCGCCGCCCGTGCCTTGAGGCGTGCAGGCGTCGCCTACGCCGTCGTCGTCCGCGTCGATCTGGTCGGGGTTGTCGACGGTCGGGCAGTTGTCGCAAGCGTCACCGATGGCATCGCCGTCGGTGTCCATCTGGGTGCCGCTGTCCTCGTCCGCAGGATTGGCGACGGCCGGGCAGTTGTCGCAAACGTCACCGACACCGTCCTGATCGAGGTCCTCCTGGTTGGGGTTCGCGATGGTCGGGCAGTTGTCGCTGGCGTCGACGAGGCCGTCTTCGTCGGTGTCGATGTAGTCGGGGTCGCAGACGTCGCCGTACTCGTCGCCATCGTCGTTGGCCTGGTCCGGGTTGGGGACGAGGGGGCAGTTGTCGTCGACGTCGAGGATCCCGTCGTTGTCGTCATCGGGATCGCATGCGTCTCCGAGGCCGTCGCCGTCCGTGTCGCGCTGGTCGTCCTCGTTGGGGCCGTTGGCGACGAGGGGGCAGTTGTCGACCGTGTCGGGGACGCCGTCGTTGTCGTCGTCGGGATCGCAGACGTCACCGATGCCATCGCCGTCGTTGTCCGCCTGGTCGGGGTTGAAGTCGTCCGGGCAGTTGTCGTCGATGTTCTCCCAGCCGTCGCCATCGTCGTCGACGCCGCTCTCGCAAGCGTTGCCAATGCCGTCGCCATCGGTGTCGGTCTGGGTCGGGTTGACGATGGTGCGGCAGTTGTCGGTCGCGTCGGGGACGCCGTCGTTGTCGCTGTCGAGGTCGCGGAAATCGGGGATGCCATCGCCGTCGGTGTCGACCGGCTCGGTGTCGAGATCGTCGTCACCGGCCTCCTCGATGTCAGGGATGCCGTCGTTGTCGCTGTCGGGATCGAGCGCGTCGATCAGCGCGTCGCCGTCGGTGTTGTTCGCGGGGTCGCTCGGGTTCGCGACGTTGACCACCTCGTCGGTGTCGAGGATGTTGTCGCCATCGGTGTCCACGCTGAGTGGATCGGTGCCCAGCGCGGCTTCCTCGGCATCGGTGAGCCCGTCACCGTCGTCGTCGAGGTCGCAGACGTCGCCGATGCCGTCACCGTCCTGGTCCGCCTGATCGGTGTTGATCGTGAACTGGCAGTTGTCGAACGGATCGTAGGGCGTGGTGTACGGCGGGACGACCTGGAAATCGAGGATGCCGTCGTTGTCGTCGTCGGGATCGCAGACGTCTCCCATCCCGTCGCCGTCGTTGTCGGACTGGTTGTCGTTCGGAAGCACCGAGGCGCTCGGGCCATTGGCGATGAACTGGCAGTTGTCGAACGCGCTCGGGTTGGCTGGCGCGTTGTAGGGCGCCGTGATCTGGAAATCGAGGACGCCGTCGTTGTCGTCGTCGAGGTCGCAGACGTCGCCGAGGCCATCCTGGTCGTTGTCGAGCTGGTTGTCGCCGGGATGAACCGCGGAACTCGGCCCGTTGGCGATGAACTGGCAGTTGTCGGCCCCATCGAGGACACCATCGTTGTCGTCGTCGGGATCGCAAGCGTCGCCCATCGCGTCGCCGTCGTTGTTCGCCTGGTTGGGATTGGCGACGAACTGGCAGTTGTCGAACGGCGTGTGCGGCCCGTAAGGCGGGGTGATCTGGAAGTCGAGGATGCCGTCGTTGTCGTCGTCGGGATCGCAGACGTCACCCATGCCGTCGTCGTCGTTGTCGAGCTGATTGTCGCCCGGATTCACCGAAGCCGCGGGACCGTTGGCGATGAGCTGGCAGTTGTCGGCGCCATCGAGGACGCCGTCGTTGTCGTCATCGGGATCGCAGGCGTCGCCCATCGCGTCGCCATCGGTGTTGAGCTGGTTGGGGTTGAACTCGAACTGGCAGTTGTCGAACGGCGCGTAGGGCGCGAAGGGGGGGGTGATGCGGAAGTCGAGGACGCCGTCGTTGTCGTCGTCGGGGTCGCAGACGTCACCCATGCCGTCGTTGTCGTTGTCGCGCTGGTTGTCGCCCGGGTTCACCGAGAGACTCGGGCCATTGGCGAGGAACTGGCAGTTGTCGAAGATGTCATTGACGCCATCGTTGTCGTCGTCGTCGTCACAGACATCGCCGATGCCGTCGTTGTCGTTGTCGGCCTGGTTGATCTGCGGCACGTCAGGACAGTTGTCGTTGACGTTGAGGAATCCGTCGCCATCCCGATCGGGGTCGCAGAGATCGCCGATGCCGTCGCCATCCAGGTCGGTCTGGCTCTGGTTCGACACCAGGGGGCAGTTGTCGCAAGCGTCCCCGAGCGTGTCGCCATCGCTGTTCTGCTGGCTGGAGTTCACGACGAAGACACAGTTGTCGCAGGAGTCCCCAACGCCGTCGCCGTCCGTGTCCGTCTGGTTCACGTTGGAGATGAGCCGACAGTTGTCACAGACGTCTCCGAGTCCGTCGCCATCGCTGTCGAGCTGGTTCGTGTTGCTGGTGTTCGGGCAGTTGTCGCAGACGTTGCCTACCTGATCGTTGTCGTCGTCGGCCTGGGTCGGGTTGCTGATGCTGGGGCAGTTGTCACAGGCGTCGCCGCGGCCATCGCCGTCCGTATCGTTCTGATTCGGGTTGGATGTGCTCGGACAGTTGTCGCAGAAGTCCCCGCGACCATCGCCGTCCACATCCTCCTGGCCTGGATTCGTGACGTTGGGGCAGTTGTCGCAGACGTTGCCGAAATTATCGGCGTCGTTGTTCAGCTGATCAGGGTTCGCGATGGAGACGCAGTTGTCACAGACGTTCCCGACGCCATCTCCATCCGTGTCTAGCTGGTTGGCGTTGCTGGTCGTGGGGCAGTTGTCACAAGCGTTGCCGACGCCGTCGCCATCCGTGTCGAGCTGGTTGTCGTTGGCGACGCTCGGACAGTTGTCACAGGCGTTGCCGAAGTCGTCGCCGTCGTCGTTGAGCTGGTTCGGGTTGTTGATGGTGGGGCAGTTGTCGCAAGCGTTGCCGATCCCATCACCATCGCTGTCGTTCTGGCTCTGGTTGGTGACGAAAGGACAGTTGTCGCAAGCGTCACCGTGCGTGTCGTTGTCGGTATTGAGCTGATCCGGGTTGGGGGTCAGGGGGCAGTTGTCCGACCCATCAGGGACGCCATCGTTGTCGTCGTCGGGATCGCAGGCGTCACCCATGCCGTCTTCGTCGCTGTCCGTCTGGCTCGCGTTGGCGACGAACGGGCAGTTGTCGCAGGCGTCCCCGATGCCATCCCCATCCGTGTCGTCGTTGTTCGGGCTGGCGAGGGTCGGGCACCGGTCGCACGCGTCGCCGTAGGCGTCGCCGTCCGCGTTGGCCTGCGTGGGGTTGGCAACGAACGGGCAGTTGTCGGTCGCGTCGGGGATCCCATCGCCGTCGAAATCCTGGGCCCAGGCCATGCTCGGCACGGAGGTCAGGAAGAAGGCGCAGCACGCGAGGAACAGAACCAGAAGCCTGCGGGGCGCGCGCCCCGAGGGAAACAGACCCTTCAAGTTCGAGCGTGTCATCGCAGTTTCTCCGGATCTCTCGTCGCTGTCATGCTGGGCTGGTGCGTGGAGCGTTCCCGCCGAGGCCTCGCGCCGATCGCGCAGGGGGCGCGTCGATGGCTAGGGGAGCGCGCAGGTGTTCAAGTACGTGTTCGTGCACTGGCTGCTGTCTTCGCAGATGCACGCCGTCCCGGCCTCATTGCAGATGCCGTAGCCGTTGCAGGCCGCGTCGTCGTTGCACGAGAAGGCTGGGACCTCGGCCCTGCAGAGCTTCGTCCCGTCGTCGGCGGTGCCGGTGCAACTCAGGGGGGCGGCGCAGTCCGCGTCGGTGACGCAGGGCTCGGCGCACTGGTTCAGGCCATTGATGACGAGGCAGTCGTAGTCGGGGAGCTGACCGCTGGCCGTGCAGTCGCTCTTGACCGCGCACCTGGGGGGGCCGCAGATGCCCTCATCGCATGTGTAGTTGGTCGGGTACTGGTCGCTGGGGCAGTTCGGCTGTCCAGGGACGCAGCAATCGGCGGGGATGGTACACCCGCGCACGCAGCGACCCTCCGAGGACGCGGCCCCTTGTCCGCCCTGTCCGCCATTTCCTCCGGCTCCGCCGGTGGCGCCGGACCCGCCATCTCCGCCCGTTCCAGGTCCTCCAGCGCCGCTCGCGGTGGTCGCCGAAGTCCCGGCGCCGCTCCCTCCAGCGCCGTCACTGCCGCTGTCTCCACACCCCGCGCCAGCGAGGCACAGGGACGCCGTCATCAGCCCGAGCGTCATCAAGCAAGCCCACGTCGTGCGCATCGTCCCAAGCTCCCTTTTCACGCGATACCCCGCCCGCCAATACACATCGTCTGCGACGCGACCGCAAGGCCGCGGCGGGGGCGTGTACGCTCATCCGGGGGTGTTCGCCCTCGAATGTCCCTTCACGACATGACCATCTGATATCGTTCCAGGCTCTGCCTTCCCTCCCGGAACAACCCAGCACTCGCTCTCTGCCTGCGCACCCGGCAGCGAGCAGGAGGAGCCGCGTGCGCCGCCTGCATCGAACATCACTCCAGCATCCGCATTTCGCGGGTCTCTTCGCTGTTGCAGCCGCCTTGCTGGTGGTCGGCTGTGCCGAGCAGTCCCCATCGTCGTCGGAGCGAGGCTCCCATCAGGGCCGCACATTGCCACGTGCGAGCGCGGTGTCCCGACTCCACGCGCTGCGGGCTGCGTTCTCCTCGGCTCTCGACGACATTCCGGGAGGGCACCTGAGCCGAACCTCGGCAGGGACCTACGTCGCGGGGGGTAGGGACAGGGCATCGGCAATCGTCGAGCTTCCAGCGGTCGCGGCGGGAGAGGCCGTGCTGACGGACGTCGACTCCGGCGTGGCCATTCGCTTTTCGCTCCAGGGGGCGCTGTCGACACCGATCTCCGTCGCGGAGGGGGGCTTCGCGCTCTACCAGGCGGCGCTCCCGGTCGACTCCGGCGTGGCACTCGACGTCGTGCATCGCGTTCACGCTGGCGGGACGGAGGATTTCGTGGTCCTCGAGCGGGCGCTGCCCCAGCGGGAGATCCGCTACCGGGTCGACGTCGCTCGTGTCGGTGGCCTGCGCCTCGTCGAGCGAACGCTGGAGTTCCTCGATGACCTGGGCACGCCGCGGCTCCGCGTGGCGCCCCCCGAACTCGTGGGGCGGGATGGCGCTCGTCATCCGGCGGGGCTCGCCCTGGAGGGCTGCGCCGCAGATACGGATCCGAGGGCGCCCTGGGGTCGCCCTGTGACGCCTCCTGGAGGCGCCTTCTGCACGGTGGTGGTGACCTGGGACGACGCGCGGGTGGCGTACCCTGCGCTGCTCGATCCGAGCTGGGTCTCGACGAAGAACAACATGGTCGTCGGTCGGACGCGCCATGCCATCGCGGAACTGGAGCCGGGGGCCGCCGCGAGCCGGGTGTTGCTGACGGGAGGTTTCAACGCTTCGGGGAATGCGGTCTCCTCCGCGGAGATCTACGAGCCACTCAGCCGGACCTTCGCGGCGACTGGCCCGATGGCGACGGCGCGTGGTGCCCATACGGCGACCTCCCTCGTGACGCTGCCCGTGTCTCTGCCGGCGGAGGCGAGGCCGGTCCTGGTCGCCGGCGGAGGCTCGTCGAGCAACCTCGGCTCGGCGACGCCGCTGGCATCGCTCGAGGTGTACAGCCCTGCGTCGGGCACGTTCATCACGGACGACGACGTGATGGCGCTGCCTCGCTTCAACCACACCGCGACGCTGCTCGATGGGGCGCGGGTGCTTCTCGCCGGTGGCATCTCGTCACCGCTGAACCAGCCGACGAACAGCGCCTACGTGTACCAGTTCACCAGCCTGAACGGCGTGAACCTGATCAGCACGCTCACGGCCACGGGAAACACGCTCGGCTCGTCACGCCACGCCCACGCCGCGGTCCGCCTCCTCACGGGCAATGTGCTGATCACGGGCGGCTTCGTCCTCTCCGGCACGGCGCTTCCTGCCGCGGAGATCTACCAGGCGCTGCCGCCGCCCGGTTCGTTCACGCCCGTCACGTCGATCGCGCCCTCCACGAATCAGATGACGTCGCTGCGGGGTCACCACACGGCGACGCTGCTCGCGACCGGCGAGGTGCTCATCGCAGGGGGGACCACCCAGGTCTCGGGGGGGCTCTACACGAACACCATCGACATCTACAACGATGGCGTTCAGAACCCGACCCGGCGCGGGTTCGAGTTCCAGCCGACCCCCATCGCGATGGGGGCCGCGCGCGCCAACCATACCGCGACGCTGTTGCCGACGGGCCAGGTGGTCATCGCAGGAGGTTTCAACGGCACCGCGAACATCACCAGCCAGTCGGCCACCGAGATCTTCAGTCCGACGGCAAGGGCGTTCTCGCCGCTCGGTGGCGCTGCGAGCTTCGGCCCTCGACGGGATCACGCCGCCATCCTCGTCAACGCGGGAGACAAGCTGACCGCGGGCCGATCCGTGCTGATCTCGGGGGGATCGGGGCCCGGGGTACCCGGTGGGCCGCTCAGCTCGGCGCAGCTGTTGATCAAGGCGCTCGGAGAGACGTGTGACATCGGACAGGAGTGCGCTTCAGGGCACTGCACGGACGGTGTGTGCTGCGATGAAGCTTGCAACCAGCAGTGCTACTCGTGCGCCGCGACGCTGAAGCAGGACAGCGCGGCCGCGAACAACGGCGTGTGCGGACCCACGCGGGCCGACACGCCCCTCCCCATCCAGTGCCTCAACGAGATCGAGGTCCACAACGAGTGCGATGGCAACGGGAACTCTCGCCAGGACGGGGCCACCCGTGACTGCAAGCCCGGCACCTGTGGGCCGAGCGGGGTCTGCATTCTCGGCTGTAACTCGGACGCTGACTGCTCACTCACCGGCTGGTGCGATCTCTCGACGCCCCCCGAGCCCGGAGGGACGGGTGGCATGGGGGGGCACGGTGGAGGCGCTCCCGGCGTCGGCGGGACAGGCGGGACCGGCGGGACGGGCGGAGGAGGGGGCGCAGGGGGAATGGGCGGCTCTGCGGGCGCTGGCGGGGCCGGCGGCGAGGCAGGGGCGGGAGGTGCTGCCGGCGCTGGAGGAAGCGGCGCGACCGGGGGCGGAGGGGCCGGTGCGGCAGGTGGCAGCGGAGGCGGTGGGGGCGCGCTGCCCGAATACATCGGGTCGTGCAAGCCTCGCTTCCCGGACAGCACCGTGTGCGAGCGCGGACGGCAGTGCGTCTCCGGCAACTGCGTCGACGGCTACTGCTGCAACATCCCTTGCGAGGGCCAGTGCCAGGCGTGTGACGTCATCAACAACATCGGCGTCTGCACCGCCGTGGGATCCCCGCAGCAACCCGAGGCGCCTCATCCGAACCTGCAGATGGGGGCCGCCCAGCGCGAGCCTTGCCCAGGGCTCGGAGACTGCGCGGGTCGCTGCATCGGCAACGCGGATGCGCTCTG is part of the Chondromyces crocatus genome and encodes:
- a CDS encoding OmpA family protein; this translates as MRPSFLAATSLAAAMLATTAGALAQGFALNQLNPAPAGDPFFGVPSPATPGHLEPRAYLAFDYGAQPIHLRAQDVDVVAAQAFARIDASLALWDRVLLSVDMPVAVIQSGNDPGLQGITFTPLEAPQAGDLRLGLRVRLLGDDTGPFQLGIGGYVFTPTGNREQYTGEGAIRGAPHISLGGRLGSGVGFIWNASGGVQLNGSDSPHTANFGAGIGLLLANDVLQLGPEIYGTIPLTNGTLRLSAEPDTRTSADLTAELLFGAKLRVLRGLTFGGAAGPGLTRTVGTPSLRAIGLIGWTPLPDRAPAKAQTTPTGPRDTDDDGIPDGIDACPDVKGQPSPDPAKDGCPPSDRDGDGVLDVDDACPTTPGERSGDITRNGCPGDTDGDGIHDGIDACKTLPGIISDDPRKNGCPLDSDDDGIPDTSDACPKVAGVRAPDPKYNGCPDDPDGDGIKFGDDACPNEKGVPDPDPKRNGCKRFVRVTTSEIVTSKPIQFVMNGKERWQTVDRISDDLLYEVRDAIVQDPTIQLVEVQGHTDDEGDEKYNLDLSQQRADAVRQWLIQAGVPANKLVAKGYGMEKPLADNRIRTGRQKNRRVQFVIVQRAER
- a CDS encoding thrombospondin type 3 repeat-containing protein; the encoded protein is MTRSNLKGLFPSGRAPRRLLVLFLACCAFFLTSVPSMAWAQDFDGDGIPDATDNCPFVANPTQANADGDAYGDACDRCPTLASPNNDDTDGDGIGDACDNCPFVANASQTDSDEDGMGDACDPDDDNDGVPDGSDNCPLTPNPDQLNTDNDTHGDACDNCPFVTNQSQNDSDGDGIGNACDNCPTINNPNQLNDDGDDFGNACDNCPSVANDNQLDTDGDGVGNACDNCPTTSNANQLDTDGDGVGNVCDNCVSIANPDQLNNDADNFGNVCDNCPNVTNPGQEDVDGDGRGDFCDNCPSTSNPNQNDTDGDGRGDACDNCPSISNPTQADDDNDQVGNVCDNCPNTSNTNQLDSDGDGLGDVCDNCRLISNVNQTDTDGDGVGDSCDNCVFVVNSSQQNSDGDTLGDACDNCPLVSNQSQTDLDGDGIGDLCDPDRDGDGFLNVNDNCPDVPQINQADNDNDGIGDVCDDDDDNDGVNDIFDNCQFLANGPSLSVNPGDNQRDNDNDGMGDVCDPDDDNDGVLDFRITPPFAPYAPFDNCQFEFNPNQLNTDGDAMGDACDPDDDNDGVLDGADNCQLIANGPAASVNPGDNQLDNDDDGMGDVCDPDDDNDGILDFQITPPYGPHTPFDNCQFVANPNQANNDGDAMGDACDPDDDNDGVLDGADNCQFIANGPSSAVHPGDNQLDNDQDGLGDVCDLDDDNDGVLDFQITAPYNAPANPSAFDNCQFIANGPSASVLPNDNQSDNDGDGMGDVCDPDDDNDGILDFQVVPPYTTPYDPFDNCQFTINTDQADQDGDGIGDVCDLDDDGDGLTDAEEAALGTDPLSVDTDGDNILDTDEVVNVANPSDPANNTDGDALIDALDPDSDNDGIPDIEEAGDDDLDTEPVDTDGDGIPDFRDLDSDNDGVPDATDNCRTIVNPTQTDTDGDGIGNACESGVDDDGDGWENIDDNCPDDFNPDQADNDGDGIGDVCDPDDDNDGVPDTVDNCPLVANGPNEDDQRDTDGDGLGDACDPDDDNDGILDVDDNCPLVPNPDQANDDGDEYGDVCDPDYIDTDEDGLVDASDNCPTIANPNQEDLDQDGVGDVCDNCPAVANPADEDSGTQMDTDGDAIGDACDNCPTVDNPDQIDADDDGVGDACTPQGTGGAGGVDPTTTTTSSGGAEPPEFEGGCNCSFSDGPSTRALWGIALVAAALLRRRSRRNGRRVDECAREPSTGAPTNRRDAA
- a CDS encoding kelch repeat-containing protein, whose product is MSRLHALRAAFSSALDDIPGGHLSRTSAGTYVAGGRDRASAIVELPAVAAGEAVLTDVDSGVAIRFSLQGALSTPISVAEGGFALYQAALPVDSGVALDVVHRVHAGGTEDFVVLERALPQREIRYRVDVARVGGLRLVERTLEFLDDLGTPRLRVAPPELVGRDGARHPAGLALEGCAADTDPRAPWGRPVTPPGGAFCTVVVTWDDARVAYPALLDPSWVSTKNNMVVGRTRHAIAELEPGAAASRVLLTGGFNASGNAVSSAEIYEPLSRTFAATGPMATARGAHTATSLVTLPVSLPAEARPVLVAGGGSSSNLGSATPLASLEVYSPASGTFITDDDVMALPRFNHTATLLDGARVLLAGGISSPLNQPTNSAYVYQFTSLNGVNLISTLTATGNTLGSSRHAHAAVRLLTGNVLITGGFVLSGTALPAAEIYQALPPPGSFTPVTSIAPSTNQMTSLRGHHTATLLATGEVLIAGGTTQVSGGLYTNTIDIYNDGVQNPTRRGFEFQPTPIAMGAARANHTATLLPTGQVVIAGGFNGTANITSQSATEIFSPTARAFSPLGGAASFGPRRDHAAILVNAGDKLTAGRSVLISGGSGPGVPGGPLSSAQLLIKALGETCDIGQECASGHCTDGVCCDEACNQQCYSCAATLKQDSAAANNGVCGPTRADTPLPIQCLNEIEVHNECDGNGNSRQDGATRDCKPGTCGPSGVCILGCNSDADCSLTGWCDLSTPPEPGGTGGMGGHGGGAPGVGGTGGTGGTGGGGGAGGMGGSAGAGGAGGEAGAGGAAGAGGSGATGGGGAGAAGGSGGGGGALPEYIGSCKPRFPDSTVCERGRQCVSGNCVDGYCCNIPCEGQCQACDVINNIGVCTAVGSPQQPEAPHPNLQMGAAQREPCPGLGDCAGRCIGNADALCVFPDANQIYKAPECGCTDDECSTPAILSRFYCDGDGSFVTQTERCGGDDLGFRCADASACKASCTTDADCVVDFICADGGRCIDLRTNGPSCDGEFTLRIAEAPDQDCSPYRCPAGGNACPASCQSIADCVGGKACNAAGECVDAPEAPELLSCSCRAAGATSTREPWSVAFAGLAFAVTMMRRRRRG